The DNA sequence GGAATTAAGGAGCGGCCCCGGCTGTCCCGTCTGTGTTACTGACCAGGCCGATATCGACACGATCATGGCCCTTTCCCGATTACCCGACACGATCATAGCCACCTTCGGTGATATGATAAGGGTCCCCGGCACCCGCTCTTCCCTGGAACAGGAGCGTGCGAGGGGCGCCCGCGTGGAGACATTCTATTCCCCGAGAGAGGCCGTAACCTATGCCGCCGGACATCCCGATAAGGAAGTCATCTTTCTTGGCGTAGGTTTCGAGACAACCATCCCTGCCATCACGTTGAGTCTCCTGGAAGCAAGGGCAGCGGGGATAAAGAATTATTCCATCTTCTCCGTGCACAAGGTCGTTCCTCCGGCGATGAAGGCCCTTCTCAACGACCCGGAGCAAAAGATAGACGGCTTCATACTGCCCGGCCATGTCTGCACGATCACCGGCAGGAAGGCCTTCGATTTTATCTCTTCGGATTACAGGCTGCCCGCTGTGATAGGAGGGTTTGAAGAGGTCGACGTTATGGAGGCGATATATCTCCTCCTCCGGCAGATCCTGGATGGCAGAGTGGAAACAATGAACGGGTATCGGCGTCTCGTCCATGAGGACGGCAATATAAAGGCGC is a window from the Syntrophorhabdaceae bacterium genome containing:
- the hypD gene encoding hydrogenase formation protein HypD, with product MDSAFNKRFLERLLQLSKQVNDKIGRKIMFMEVCGTHTTVISKSGLRGILANHMELRSGPGCPVCVTDQADIDTIMALSRLPDTIIATFGDMIRVPGTRSSLEQERARGARVETFYSPREAVTYAAGHPDKEVIFLGVGFETTIPAITLSLLEARAAGIKNYSIFSVHKVVPPAMKALLNDPEQKIDGFILPGHVCTITGRKAFDFISSDYRLPAVIGGFEEVDVMEAIYLLLRQILDGRVETMNGYRRLVHEDGNIKAQEIMGKCFDPVDVSWRGFGSIPGSGLRLKAEYATHDARVRFPIEVPPSSPPEGCSCGEVLRGKLRPDDCPLFSSVCTPVDPVGPCMVSTEGACAAYYQYGIGY